In a single window of the Zea mays cultivar B73 chromosome 5, Zm-B73-REFERENCE-NAM-5.0, whole genome shotgun sequence genome:
- the LOC118472003 gene encoding uncharacterized protein, producing the protein MAVIFGNHQATGLFAKCTSDPLGFDTSESAGTYGVGYSGDLAGHESNNASPTRDSGESLNPSGPIRDGGDSSTRSGARRKRGRMMMKDEDPLICTVTEAFKTLSDAIKQSAPQPRPIIPPNLWTTMKQIPVFEREHIAHYYGYLCENPALAYAFLEMGLDDQMVWVSRYIKTHLSD; encoded by the coding sequence ATGGCTGTCATATTTGGGAATCATCAAGCAACtggactatttgcaaaatgcacCAGTGATCCCCTAGGTTTCGACACATCTGAAAGTGCAGGTACATATGGTGTGGGTTATTCTGGAGACTTGGCTGGTCATGAGAGTAACAATGCAAGTCCAACTCGTGATAGTGGAGAATCATTGAACCCAAGTGGTCCAATTCGTGATGGTGGAGACTCATCTACTCGAAGTGGTGCAAGAAGGAAGAGAGGGCGCATGATGATGAAAGATGAGGATCCATTGATATGCACTGTCACTGAAGCTTTTAAGACTCTTTCAGATGCAATCAAGCAGTCAGCACCACAACCACGTCCGATAATCCCACCCAACCTATGGACTACGATGAAACAGATTCCTGTTTTTGAAAGAGAACATATAGCACACTACTATGGCTACTTGTGTGAGAATCCAGCCCTTGCTTATGCCTTTCTAGAGATGGGACTAGATGATCAAATGGTATGGGTGTCTAGGTACATCAAGACTCATCTTTCTGATTGA